In a genomic window of Chrysemys picta bellii isolate R12L10 chromosome 1, ASM1138683v2, whole genome shotgun sequence:
- the MGAT3 gene encoding beta-1,4-mannosyl-glycoprotein 4-beta-N-acetylglucosaminyltransferase isoform X2 has product MMKMRRHKLFLTLCMGGLCLISVLHFLKALSYVTFPRELASLSPNLVYSFFWNNAPVTPQVSPEPGGPEFLRTPLYSHSPLLQPLPPSRASEELHKAEFVLQEDTSKYFVHTKAGGVCFKPGTRMLEKPPAGQTDEREDGAASGHPARKPLSNSGTKRRKWVECMCLPGWHGPSCGVPTVVQYSNLPTKDRLAPREVPRRVINAININHEFDLLEARFHELGDVVDAFVVCESNFTAYGEARPLKFREMLLNGSFDYIRHKVLYVFLDHFPPGGRQDGWIADDYLRTFLTRDGTSRLRNLRPDDIFIIDDADEIPARDGVLFLKLYDGWTEPFAFHMRKSLYGFFWKQPGTLEVVSGCTVGMLHAVYATDGIRLRRREYYTMPGFRQYENSTGHILVQWSLGSPLHFAGWHCSWCFTPEGIYFKLVSAQNGDFPRWGDYEDKRDLNYIRELIRTGGWFDGTTQEYPPADPKEQMYAPKYLLKNYQRFHYLLENPYRRAEGAG; this is encoded by the coding sequence GATGAAGATGAGACGCCACAAGCTCTTTCTGACTCTGTGCATGGGTGGTCTCTGCCTCATCTCCGTCCTGCACTTCCTCAAGGCCCTCTCTTACGTCACCTTCCCCCGGGAGCTGGCTTCGCTTAGCCCCAACCTCGTCTACAGCTTCTTCTGGAACAATGCACCTGTCACGCCGCAGGTCAGCCCTGAGCCAGGAGGGCCGGAGTTTCTCCGCACGCCTCTGTACTCCCAttcacccctgctccagcccctgccacccAGCAGGGCCAGCGAGGAGCTACACAAAGCTGAGTTTGTACTGCAGGAAGACACGTCAAAATATTTTGTCCATACCAAAGCTGGCGGCGTCTGCTTCAAGCCAGGCACCAGGATGTTGGAGAAGCCACCAGCAGGCCAGACGGACGAGAGAGAAGATGGCGCTGCTTCGGGGCACCCAGCTCGCAAGCCACTGAGCAACAGCGGCACAAAGCGGCGCAAGTGGGTGGAGTGCATGTGCCTGCCTGGCTGGCATGGCCCTAGCTGTGGGGTGCCCACTGTGGTCCAGTACTCAAACTTGCCCACCAAGGATCGGCTGGCACCACGTGAAGTACCCCGGCGGGTCATCAATGCCATCAACATCAACCACGAGTTCGACCTCCTGGAAGCTCGTTTCCATGAGCTGGGTGATGTAGTGGACGCCTTCGTGGTCTGCGAGTCGAACTTCACGGCCTATGGCGAGGCGCGCCCACTAAAGTTCCGCGAGATGCTCCTCAATGGCTCCTTCGACTACATCCGCCACAAGGTGCTCTACGTCTTCCTGGACCACTTCCCTCCCGGTGGGCGCCAGGACGGCTGGATCGCCGATGACTACCTGCGCACCTTCCTGACGCGGGACGGCACCTCCCGCCTACGCAACCTGCGCCcggacgacatcttcatcattgACGATGCGGACGAGATCCCGGCCCGCGATGGCGTGCTGTTCCTCAAGCTCTACGATGGCTGGACAGAGCCTTTTGCTTTCCACATGCGCAAGTCCCTCTATGGCTTCTTCTGGAAGCAGCCCGGCACCCTAGAGGTGGTTTCTGGCTGCACAGTGGGGATGCTGCATGCCGTCTACGCCACGGATGGGATCCGCCTCCGCCGCAGAGAGTATTATACTATGCCCGGCTTCCGGCAGTATGAGAACAGCACGGGTCACATTCTGGTGCAGTGGTCGCTGGGCAGCCCCCTCCATTTTGCTGGCTGGCACTGCTCCTGGTGCTTCACCCCAGAGGGCATCTACTTCAAACTGGTGTCAGCCCAGAATGGGGACTTCCCCCGCTGGGGTGACTACGAGGACAAGCGGGACCTCAACTACATCCGGGAACTGATCCGGACTGGTGGCTGGTTCGACGGCACCACCCAGGAGTACCCACCTGCTGACCCCAAGGAACAAATGTATGCCCCAAAGTACCTGCTAAAGAACTACCAGCGGTTCCACTACCTGCTGGAGAATCCTTACCGGCGGGCAGAAGGGGCTGGATGA
- the MGAT3 gene encoding beta-1,4-mannosyl-glycoprotein 4-beta-N-acetylglucosaminyltransferase isoform X3: protein MKMRRHKLFLTLCMGGLCLISVLHFLKALSYVTFPRELASLSPNLVYSFFWNNAPVTPQVSPEPGGPEFLRTPLYSHSPLLQPLPPSRASEELHKAEFVLQEDTSKYFVHTKAGGVCFKPGTRMLEKPPAGQTDEREDGAASGHPARKPLSNSGTKRRKWVECMCLPGWHGPSCGVPTVVQYSNLPTKDRLAPREVPRRVINAININHEFDLLEARFHELGDVVDAFVVCESNFTAYGEARPLKFREMLLNGSFDYIRHKVLYVFLDHFPPGGRQDGWIADDYLRTFLTRDGTSRLRNLRPDDIFIIDDADEIPARDGVLFLKLYDGWTEPFAFHMRKSLYGFFWKQPGTLEVVSGCTVGMLHAVYATDGIRLRRREYYTMPGFRQYENSTGHILVQWSLGSPLHFAGWHCSWCFTPEGIYFKLVSAQNGDFPRWGDYEDKRDLNYIRELIRTGGWFDGTTQEYPPADPKEQMYAPKYLLKNYQRFHYLLENPYRRAEGAG from the coding sequence ATGAAGATGAGACGCCACAAGCTCTTTCTGACTCTGTGCATGGGTGGTCTCTGCCTCATCTCCGTCCTGCACTTCCTCAAGGCCCTCTCTTACGTCACCTTCCCCCGGGAGCTGGCTTCGCTTAGCCCCAACCTCGTCTACAGCTTCTTCTGGAACAATGCACCTGTCACGCCGCAGGTCAGCCCTGAGCCAGGAGGGCCGGAGTTTCTCCGCACGCCTCTGTACTCCCAttcacccctgctccagcccctgccacccAGCAGGGCCAGCGAGGAGCTACACAAAGCTGAGTTTGTACTGCAGGAAGACACGTCAAAATATTTTGTCCATACCAAAGCTGGCGGCGTCTGCTTCAAGCCAGGCACCAGGATGTTGGAGAAGCCACCAGCAGGCCAGACGGACGAGAGAGAAGATGGCGCTGCTTCGGGGCACCCAGCTCGCAAGCCACTGAGCAACAGCGGCACAAAGCGGCGCAAGTGGGTGGAGTGCATGTGCCTGCCTGGCTGGCATGGCCCTAGCTGTGGGGTGCCCACTGTGGTCCAGTACTCAAACTTGCCCACCAAGGATCGGCTGGCACCACGTGAAGTACCCCGGCGGGTCATCAATGCCATCAACATCAACCACGAGTTCGACCTCCTGGAAGCTCGTTTCCATGAGCTGGGTGATGTAGTGGACGCCTTCGTGGTCTGCGAGTCGAACTTCACGGCCTATGGCGAGGCGCGCCCACTAAAGTTCCGCGAGATGCTCCTCAATGGCTCCTTCGACTACATCCGCCACAAGGTGCTCTACGTCTTCCTGGACCACTTCCCTCCCGGTGGGCGCCAGGACGGCTGGATCGCCGATGACTACCTGCGCACCTTCCTGACGCGGGACGGCACCTCCCGCCTACGCAACCTGCGCCcggacgacatcttcatcattgACGATGCGGACGAGATCCCGGCCCGCGATGGCGTGCTGTTCCTCAAGCTCTACGATGGCTGGACAGAGCCTTTTGCTTTCCACATGCGCAAGTCCCTCTATGGCTTCTTCTGGAAGCAGCCCGGCACCCTAGAGGTGGTTTCTGGCTGCACAGTGGGGATGCTGCATGCCGTCTACGCCACGGATGGGATCCGCCTCCGCCGCAGAGAGTATTATACTATGCCCGGCTTCCGGCAGTATGAGAACAGCACGGGTCACATTCTGGTGCAGTGGTCGCTGGGCAGCCCCCTCCATTTTGCTGGCTGGCACTGCTCCTGGTGCTTCACCCCAGAGGGCATCTACTTCAAACTGGTGTCAGCCCAGAATGGGGACTTCCCCCGCTGGGGTGACTACGAGGACAAGCGGGACCTCAACTACATCCGGGAACTGATCCGGACTGGTGGCTGGTTCGACGGCACCACCCAGGAGTACCCACCTGCTGACCCCAAGGAACAAATGTATGCCCCAAAGTACCTGCTAAAGAACTACCAGCGGTTCCACTACCTGCTGGAGAATCCTTACCGGCGGGCAGAAGGGGCTGGATGA
- the MGAT3 gene encoding beta-1,4-mannosyl-glycoprotein 4-beta-N-acetylglucosaminyltransferase isoform X1, with the protein MEIQGDTCLNHSACRLLLFWDHRLFWIPASLLVLQISSLLPRMKMRRHKLFLTLCMGGLCLISVLHFLKALSYVTFPRELASLSPNLVYSFFWNNAPVTPQVSPEPGGPEFLRTPLYSHSPLLQPLPPSRASEELHKAEFVLQEDTSKYFVHTKAGGVCFKPGTRMLEKPPAGQTDEREDGAASGHPARKPLSNSGTKRRKWVECMCLPGWHGPSCGVPTVVQYSNLPTKDRLAPREVPRRVINAININHEFDLLEARFHELGDVVDAFVVCESNFTAYGEARPLKFREMLLNGSFDYIRHKVLYVFLDHFPPGGRQDGWIADDYLRTFLTRDGTSRLRNLRPDDIFIIDDADEIPARDGVLFLKLYDGWTEPFAFHMRKSLYGFFWKQPGTLEVVSGCTVGMLHAVYATDGIRLRRREYYTMPGFRQYENSTGHILVQWSLGSPLHFAGWHCSWCFTPEGIYFKLVSAQNGDFPRWGDYEDKRDLNYIRELIRTGGWFDGTTQEYPPADPKEQMYAPKYLLKNYQRFHYLLENPYRRAEGAG; encoded by the coding sequence GATGAAGATGAGACGCCACAAGCTCTTTCTGACTCTGTGCATGGGTGGTCTCTGCCTCATCTCCGTCCTGCACTTCCTCAAGGCCCTCTCTTACGTCACCTTCCCCCGGGAGCTGGCTTCGCTTAGCCCCAACCTCGTCTACAGCTTCTTCTGGAACAATGCACCTGTCACGCCGCAGGTCAGCCCTGAGCCAGGAGGGCCGGAGTTTCTCCGCACGCCTCTGTACTCCCAttcacccctgctccagcccctgccacccAGCAGGGCCAGCGAGGAGCTACACAAAGCTGAGTTTGTACTGCAGGAAGACACGTCAAAATATTTTGTCCATACCAAAGCTGGCGGCGTCTGCTTCAAGCCAGGCACCAGGATGTTGGAGAAGCCACCAGCAGGCCAGACGGACGAGAGAGAAGATGGCGCTGCTTCGGGGCACCCAGCTCGCAAGCCACTGAGCAACAGCGGCACAAAGCGGCGCAAGTGGGTGGAGTGCATGTGCCTGCCTGGCTGGCATGGCCCTAGCTGTGGGGTGCCCACTGTGGTCCAGTACTCAAACTTGCCCACCAAGGATCGGCTGGCACCACGTGAAGTACCCCGGCGGGTCATCAATGCCATCAACATCAACCACGAGTTCGACCTCCTGGAAGCTCGTTTCCATGAGCTGGGTGATGTAGTGGACGCCTTCGTGGTCTGCGAGTCGAACTTCACGGCCTATGGCGAGGCGCGCCCACTAAAGTTCCGCGAGATGCTCCTCAATGGCTCCTTCGACTACATCCGCCACAAGGTGCTCTACGTCTTCCTGGACCACTTCCCTCCCGGTGGGCGCCAGGACGGCTGGATCGCCGATGACTACCTGCGCACCTTCCTGACGCGGGACGGCACCTCCCGCCTACGCAACCTGCGCCcggacgacatcttcatcattgACGATGCGGACGAGATCCCGGCCCGCGATGGCGTGCTGTTCCTCAAGCTCTACGATGGCTGGACAGAGCCTTTTGCTTTCCACATGCGCAAGTCCCTCTATGGCTTCTTCTGGAAGCAGCCCGGCACCCTAGAGGTGGTTTCTGGCTGCACAGTGGGGATGCTGCATGCCGTCTACGCCACGGATGGGATCCGCCTCCGCCGCAGAGAGTATTATACTATGCCCGGCTTCCGGCAGTATGAGAACAGCACGGGTCACATTCTGGTGCAGTGGTCGCTGGGCAGCCCCCTCCATTTTGCTGGCTGGCACTGCTCCTGGTGCTTCACCCCAGAGGGCATCTACTTCAAACTGGTGTCAGCCCAGAATGGGGACTTCCCCCGCTGGGGTGACTACGAGGACAAGCGGGACCTCAACTACATCCGGGAACTGATCCGGACTGGTGGCTGGTTCGACGGCACCACCCAGGAGTACCCACCTGCTGACCCCAAGGAACAAATGTATGCCCCAAAGTACCTGCTAAAGAACTACCAGCGGTTCCACTACCTGCTGGAGAATCCTTACCGGCGGGCAGAAGGGGCTGGATGA